In the Marinobacter sp. F4206 genome, one interval contains:
- the dtd gene encoding D-aminoacyl-tRNA deacylase, translated as MKGLIQRVSEASVVTGGERIASIDAGLLLLLGVERGDGRAQVGKLCRKILAYRVFPDDQGRMNRSLIDIGGSLLIVPQFTLAADTASGTRPGFSCAAGPELASELFDSFLAEAQAKLGRERVEGGRFGADMKVHLVNDGPVTFLLEV; from the coding sequence ATGAAAGGGCTCATCCAGCGAGTATCGGAAGCCAGTGTAGTTACAGGCGGTGAGCGAATTGCGTCTATCGATGCCGGTCTGTTGCTGTTGCTCGGTGTCGAGCGCGGAGATGGCCGTGCACAAGTCGGGAAACTGTGCCGTAAGATTCTCGCCTATCGTGTCTTCCCCGATGATCAGGGCCGAATGAACCGCAGTCTGATCGATATCGGCGGCTCTCTTCTTATTGTTCCCCAGTTTACTCTTGCAGCAGATACAGCGTCGGGCACCCGCCCCGGTTTTTCCTGCGCGGCGGGGCCGGAGCTCGCCAGTGAGCTGTTCGACAGTTTCCTGGCTGAGGCGCAGGCGAAGCTCGGTCGTGAGCGAGTCGAAGGAGGTCGCTTCGGAGCAGATATGAAAGTCCATCTGGTCAATGATGGCCCGGTAACGTTCTTGCTTGAGGTGTGA
- the glnE gene encoding bifunctional [glutamate--ammonia ligase]-adenylyl-L-tyrosine phosphorylase/[glutamate--ammonia-ligase] adenylyltransferase — MSEPWSSLPTPLAEEVASCWDSVFPEGIPAWLRTTAGMSEEVVANAMARSLFLRQTLERHPEQVQVILNARPLSEPTTPEFLAHRWQQYLATVEDESSLHSALRRFRREAQFRIIWRDLLRWANLDETIAATSAFADTCIQGALDWLYEDACEQSGTPWGADPATGKDAPQKMVVLGMGKLGGRELNVSSDIDLIFAFPGNGETRGGPRSLDNQTFFIRLGQRLIQALDQITADGFVFRVDMRLRPYGQSGALALSFAALEAYYQDQGRDWERYAMVKARVVAGDQSAGQVLMTSLRPFVYRKYIDFSAFESLRSMKAMISREVRRKGLENNIKLGSGGIREIEFVVQAFQLIRGGRDRELQQRELLLILKELEALELLPPQVVEELREAYVFLRNLEHALQGMEDKQTQLLPADDLSQARIAMIMGYDDWSSCEAALEEHRQRVATHFANIIATEDDDQSGAAGLEEGWHELWLAEIDDAASARWLTYHGYEDAEATCQALKDLRENRTVQTMQTQGRTRLNQFMPVLLEALTQVENPSETLSRVLQLVDAILRRTAYMVLLLENPGARTQLVKLCSESPWIARQLAETPLLLDELLNAESLYHPPAKEELQDDLRQQMMRIPFEDLEEQMESLRHFKKAHILRLAASELKGTLPLMKVSDYLTWLAEVVLDHVVDVAFSNLVSRHGYPKRADGSACETDFAIIGYGKLGGIELGYTSDLDLVFVHNADPELSTDGEKTIDNAVFYTRLGQRIVHILNTQTPAGLLYEVDMRLRPSGNSGLLVSTLQAFEKYQRNDAWTWEHQALARARGVAGCRETLEAFETIRHDILCQSRDRDKLRAEVVDMRERMRASLGTPEHRQQEVFHIKHDTGGIVDIEFMVQYLMLAYSSEHPELTQWSDNIRQMEELGRVGVMPVEDTERLRDAFIALRSTIHRRALQNLNSQVEADAFPDERDYIRAMWQRIMVN; from the coding sequence ATGTCCGAGCCGTGGAGCTCCCTTCCGACTCCCTTGGCCGAAGAGGTCGCCTCCTGCTGGGATTCGGTGTTCCCCGAAGGCATTCCGGCCTGGCTGAGAACGACGGCGGGAATGTCCGAGGAGGTTGTGGCCAATGCCATGGCTCGCAGCCTTTTCCTGAGACAGACGCTTGAGCGTCACCCAGAGCAGGTTCAGGTCATCCTGAACGCTCGCCCGCTTAGCGAGCCCACGACGCCGGAGTTTTTGGCACATCGCTGGCAGCAGTATCTTGCCACGGTGGAGGATGAGTCTTCTTTGCATTCCGCTTTGCGCCGGTTTCGTCGCGAGGCCCAGTTCCGGATCATTTGGCGCGACCTGCTGCGTTGGGCCAATCTGGACGAAACGATTGCTGCAACCAGTGCCTTCGCGGACACCTGCATTCAGGGCGCTCTTGATTGGTTATACGAAGATGCCTGCGAGCAGTCCGGCACGCCTTGGGGAGCGGACCCGGCTACCGGCAAAGACGCGCCTCAGAAGATGGTCGTGTTGGGTATGGGTAAACTGGGGGGCCGGGAACTGAATGTTTCCTCGGATATCGATCTGATCTTTGCCTTTCCGGGCAATGGAGAAACCCGGGGCGGTCCGCGTTCTCTGGATAATCAGACCTTTTTTATTCGCCTGGGGCAGCGCTTGATCCAGGCGCTGGACCAGATAACCGCCGATGGCTTTGTCTTCCGTGTCGACATGCGGCTTCGGCCCTATGGTCAGAGTGGCGCCCTTGCGCTCAGTTTCGCCGCCCTTGAAGCCTACTATCAAGATCAGGGGCGGGACTGGGAGCGCTACGCCATGGTCAAGGCCCGTGTGGTGGCGGGAGACCAATCCGCCGGCCAGGTTTTGATGACGAGCCTCCGGCCTTTTGTCTATCGCAAATACATTGACTTCAGTGCGTTCGAATCACTGCGTAGCATGAAGGCGATGATCAGTCGGGAGGTGCGCCGCAAGGGGCTTGAGAACAACATCAAGCTTGGCAGCGGCGGCATCCGTGAGATCGAATTTGTGGTGCAGGCCTTTCAGCTGATCCGGGGTGGCCGCGACCGGGAACTCCAGCAGCGTGAACTGCTGCTGATACTGAAGGAGCTGGAAGCGCTCGAGCTATTGCCCCCCCAGGTGGTGGAGGAATTGAGGGAGGCGTATGTCTTCCTGCGCAATCTTGAGCATGCGTTGCAGGGCATGGAAGACAAGCAAACCCAGTTGCTGCCCGCCGACGACCTGAGCCAGGCCCGAATCGCCATGATCATGGGATACGATGATTGGAGCTCCTGCGAGGCGGCCCTGGAAGAACACCGGCAACGGGTGGCAACCCATTTTGCGAACATCATTGCGACCGAGGATGACGATCAGTCGGGTGCGGCGGGACTTGAAGAAGGCTGGCATGAACTCTGGCTGGCGGAAATCGACGATGCCGCTTCCGCCCGATGGCTGACTTACCATGGTTATGAAGATGCAGAGGCAACCTGTCAGGCGCTGAAGGACCTGCGCGAAAACCGAACCGTTCAGACCATGCAGACGCAGGGGCGCACGCGCCTCAACCAGTTTATGCCGGTTTTACTGGAAGCCCTGACGCAGGTCGAAAACCCGTCGGAGACTCTGTCCCGGGTGCTGCAACTGGTCGACGCAATACTTCGCCGTACCGCCTACATGGTGCTTTTGCTGGAGAACCCCGGGGCGCGGACCCAGCTGGTCAAACTGTGTAGCGAGAGTCCCTGGATTGCACGGCAGCTGGCGGAAACACCGCTGTTGCTGGATGAGCTTCTGAACGCCGAAAGCCTCTACCATCCTCCGGCCAAGGAGGAGTTACAGGATGACTTGCGACAGCAAATGATGAGGATCCCCTTCGAAGACCTTGAAGAGCAGATGGAATCCCTGCGTCACTTCAAGAAGGCCCACATCCTGCGGTTGGCGGCCTCTGAACTGAAAGGAACATTGCCGTTGATGAAGGTCAGCGATTACCTGACCTGGCTTGCGGAGGTGGTGCTTGATCACGTTGTTGACGTGGCGTTTTCCAATCTGGTGAGCCGCCATGGCTACCCGAAACGGGCGGATGGGTCTGCCTGTGAGACCGACTTCGCGATTATCGGTTACGGAAAGCTGGGCGGGATTGAGCTGGGGTACACCTCCGACCTCGACCTGGTTTTCGTGCATAATGCGGATCCCGAGCTTTCAACGGATGGCGAGAAGACGATCGATAACGCAGTATTCTATACCCGCCTGGGGCAGCGGATTGTCCATATTCTAAATACCCAGACCCCCGCAGGTTTGCTCTACGAAGTGGATATGCGACTGCGGCCGTCGGGCAACTCGGGGCTGCTGGTCAGCACGCTTCAGGCGTTCGAAAAATACCAGCGGAATGATGCCTGGACCTGGGAGCACCAGGCGCTCGCCCGGGCCCGAGGTGTGGCCGGTTGTCGTGAGACGCTGGAGGCGTTTGAAACGATTCGCCACGACATCCTGTGCCAGTCACGGGATCGGGATAAGCTCCGGGCCGAAGTGGTGGACATGCGGGAGCGGATGCGCGCAAGCCTGGGAACGCCGGAGCATCGCCAGCAGGAGGTGTTTCATATCAAGCATGACACGGGCGGGATTGTGGATATTGAATTCATGGTTCAGTACCTGATGCTGGCCTACAGCTCAGAGCATCCCGAGCTGACCCAGTGGTCAGACAACATTCGACAGATGGAAGAGTTGGGGCGAGTAGGGGTCATGCCGGTCGAGGACACGGAAAGATTACGTGATGCCTTTATTGCCCTGCGTTCGACCATTCATCGGCGGGCGCTGCAGAATCTCAACAGTCAGGTCGAAGCGGATGCCTTTCCGGATGAGCGGGATTACATCCGGGCTATGTGGCAGCGAATCATGGTTAATTAG
- a CDS encoding porin, protein MKKTLIASAIAAATFSGSALAQMEMSASELAAKMDSMPQVYGNIQLAVAHRDVEDAGSEIGHYDNGSTIGVKHDHEIAPGITGFFKAELEFDADDKAGNGGLNAFDEAYIGVKGDSFGQVWVGSDDSTYETAIDEIANYYEYASLNIGAINNNGIYDTGEGDLIQYSSPSFGGLALHGAVQFNGDGDKAEKSYPYQLAATYTVDAFELAVAMDSNDGDRAYSSDVDGSSLNNENTYGVRGSFNAGDLRLTAQYQTRKDVGDAYGLFGGYSIGANTFALSYEYAEADNTDADTSTVAAQALHNLSDNMYVWVEGYLNNADSGAADVDTTDLAVGAVYYF, encoded by the coding sequence ATGAAGAAAACGCTCATCGCATCCGCTATTGCAGCAGCGACCTTCTCTGGCTCCGCGCTGGCACAGATGGAAATGTCAGCTTCCGAGCTGGCTGCCAAGATGGACTCCATGCCGCAGGTATACGGTAACATCCAGCTGGCGGTTGCTCACCGTGACGTAGAGGACGCTGGTTCCGAAATCGGTCACTACGACAACGGTTCTACCATCGGCGTTAAGCACGACCACGAAATTGCACCGGGCATCACCGGTTTCTTCAAGGCCGAGCTTGAGTTCGACGCAGACGACAAGGCCGGCAACGGCGGTCTGAACGCATTCGACGAAGCCTACATCGGTGTGAAGGGCGACAGCTTCGGTCAGGTTTGGGTTGGTTCTGACGACTCCACCTACGAAACTGCCATTGACGAAATCGCCAACTACTACGAGTACGCCTCCCTGAACATCGGTGCCATCAACAACAACGGCATCTATGACACCGGTGAAGGTGACCTGATCCAGTACAGCAGCCCGAGCTTTGGCGGCCTGGCGCTGCACGGTGCGGTTCAGTTCAACGGCGACGGTGACAAAGCTGAGAAGTCCTACCCGTACCAGCTGGCCGCCACTTACACCGTTGACGCATTCGAGCTGGCCGTTGCCATGGATTCCAACGACGGCGATCGTGCATACTCCAGCGACGTTGATGGCAGCAGCCTGAACAACGAGAACACCTACGGTGTTCGTGGTAGCTTCAACGCCGGCGATCTGCGTCTGACTGCTCAGTACCAGACTCGCAAAGACGTAGGTGATGCTTACGGTCTGTTCGGTGGCTACTCCATTGGTGCCAACACCTTCGCTCTCTCCTACGAGTATGCCGAAGCTGACAACACCGATGCCGATACCTCTACTGTTGCCGCTCAGGCCCTGCACAACCTGTCTGACAACATGTACGTATGGGTTGAAGGTTACCTGAACAACGCAGACAGCGGTGCTGCTGACGTAGACACCACTGACCTGGCGGTTGGTGCTGTTTACTACTTCTGA
- a CDS encoding potassium channel family protein, with product MQRNRRPLNPEHQQTHLPMGGLIRHRMKRLFLILAGLLFTQILVIWTVEDLNLFESVWITMTTVSTVGYGDFAPKTLVGRLSTILIMFVGAITLLTLIVSDFIEYRFYRRERILTGRWIYKMNDHIVMINTPQSGGEQYFMRFASQVRSVPGYETIPIMLLTRKFPNGLPTELSDVGMVHYHGSGFDPQALKAVHAGGARHIIVLAADECDPYSDSLTFDIAHRLSERNLGGRTTVECVSDDNRSRFKALGIRTIIRPVRTYPEIMVRSVVAPGSEKVLEDLFNYEHDHPHRYDLVLDDLNWADIVSALVRHGIGTALAYIDNDDEVICHPPTTEEIEGRGLIVLVKSADTPSVELVQEALDRYRAFIASWHEKTKPTANSSTSP from the coding sequence ATGCAGAGAAACCGCCGCCCGCTAAACCCGGAACACCAGCAGACTCACCTTCCCATGGGGGGGCTCATCCGGCATAGGATGAAACGCCTGTTCCTGATACTGGCCGGCCTCCTGTTCACTCAGATCCTTGTCATCTGGACCGTCGAGGATCTCAATCTGTTCGAATCAGTGTGGATTACCATGACCACGGTATCCACTGTCGGTTATGGGGATTTTGCACCCAAGACACTGGTCGGGCGACTCAGCACCATTCTGATCATGTTCGTCGGGGCAATCACGCTGCTGACACTGATCGTCAGTGACTTTATCGAGTACCGGTTCTATCGCCGGGAACGCATTCTTACCGGGAGGTGGATCTACAAAATGAACGACCACATCGTCATGATCAACACGCCTCAGAGTGGCGGCGAGCAGTACTTCATGCGTTTTGCCTCACAGGTCCGTTCGGTACCGGGCTACGAGACAATACCGATCATGCTGCTGACCCGAAAGTTCCCGAACGGCCTGCCTACCGAACTGTCCGATGTCGGAATGGTCCACTATCACGGCTCCGGCTTCGATCCACAGGCATTAAAGGCGGTTCACGCCGGCGGTGCGCGACACATCATTGTCCTGGCCGCCGACGAATGCGACCCGTATTCGGACAGCCTGACGTTCGACATCGCCCACCGCCTCAGCGAGCGCAACCTGGGCGGCCGAACCACCGTGGAGTGCGTCTCCGATGACAATCGATCGCGCTTCAAGGCACTGGGTATCCGAACCATCATCCGACCGGTACGAACCTACCCGGAAATCATGGTGCGCTCGGTGGTTGCCCCCGGGTCGGAAAAGGTTCTGGAAGATCTGTTCAACTACGAGCACGACCACCCCCACCGCTACGATCTGGTGCTCGACGATCTGAACTGGGCAGACATTGTCAGCGCACTGGTTCGCCATGGGATTGGTACCGCACTGGCGTACATCGATAACGACGATGAGGTGATCTGCCACCCGCCCACGACAGAGGAAATCGAAGGCAGGGGGCTGATCGTCCTGGTTAAGTCCGCTGATACGCCGAGCGTTGAACTGGTTCAGGAAGCACTGGACAGGTACCGGGCCTTCATCGCCAGCTGGCATGAGAAAACCAAACCGACGGCGAACTCGTCGACGTCACCCTGA
- the glnA gene encoding glutamate--ammonia ligase, which translates to MSKTVDLIKEHEVKWVDLRFTDSRGKEQHVTLPASEVDEDFFADGKMFDGSSISGWKGINESDMILMPDDSSSVLDPFTEETTLNITCDIVEPSTMQGYERDPRSVARRAEEYLKSTGIADGALFGPEPEFFVFDSVKWEVDMKGAGYSIHSEEAAWVSGEDFDRNNIGHRPGVKGGYFPVPPVDSLHDLRGAMCAAMESMGLNIEVHHHEVGTAGQCEIGVGANTLTKKADEVQILKYCVHNVAHAYGKTATFMPKPVVGDNGSGMHVHMSLSKDGKNLFAGDSYAGLSEAALYYIGGVIKHAKAINAFTNSSTNSYKRLVPGFEAPVMLAYSARNRSASIRIPYVNSPKARRIEVRFPDASANPYLAFAALMMAGLDGIQNKIHPGDAMDKDLYDLPKEEALNIPVVAETLAEALDCLEEDHEFLTRGGVFTEDMIQGYVELKRGEVERLNMTTHPVEFELYYSC; encoded by the coding sequence ATGTCCAAGACAGTTGATTTGATCAAAGAACACGAAGTTAAGTGGGTCGACCTGCGCTTTACCGACAGCCGCGGCAAGGAACAGCACGTCACCCTGCCGGCCTCTGAGGTAGACGAAGATTTCTTCGCCGACGGCAAGATGTTCGACGGCTCTTCAATCTCAGGCTGGAAGGGCATTAACGAATCCGACATGATCCTGATGCCGGACGACTCCAGCTCCGTTCTGGACCCGTTCACCGAAGAAACCACTCTCAACATCACCTGCGACATCGTAGAGCCTTCTACCATGCAGGGATACGAGCGTGACCCACGTTCCGTTGCCCGTCGTGCGGAAGAGTACCTGAAGTCCACCGGCATCGCCGATGGCGCCCTGTTCGGCCCAGAGCCGGAGTTCTTCGTATTTGACTCGGTCAAGTGGGAAGTGGACATGAAAGGTGCAGGCTACTCCATCCACTCCGAAGAAGCGGCCTGGGTTTCCGGCGAAGACTTCGACCGCAACAACATCGGTCACCGTCCGGGCGTGAAAGGTGGCTACTTCCCGGTTCCGCCGGTTGACAGCCTGCACGACCTGCGTGGCGCGATGTGTGCCGCCATGGAGTCCATGGGCCTGAACATCGAAGTTCACCACCACGAAGTAGGTACTGCTGGCCAGTGTGAAATCGGCGTTGGCGCCAACACCCTGACCAAGAAGGCCGACGAAGTTCAGATCCTGAAGTACTGCGTCCACAACGTTGCACACGCATACGGCAAGACTGCCACCTTCATGCCGAAGCCGGTTGTTGGTGACAACGGTTCCGGCATGCACGTACACATGTCCCTGAGCAAAGATGGCAAGAACCTGTTTGCCGGTGACAGCTATGCTGGCCTGAGCGAAGCGGCGCTGTACTACATTGGTGGCGTGATCAAGCACGCCAAGGCCATCAACGCCTTCACCAACAGCTCCACCAACTCCTATAAGCGTCTGGTTCCGGGCTTCGAAGCACCGGTTATGCTGGCCTACTCGGCCCGTAACCGTTCCGCTTCCATCCGTATCCCTTACGTGAACAGCCCGAAGGCGCGCCGGATCGAAGTCCGCTTCCCGGACGCCTCAGCCAACCCGTACCTGGCTTTCGCTGCCCTGATGATGGCTGGCCTCGACGGCATCCAGAACAAGATCCACCCCGGCGATGCCATGGACAAGGATCTGTACGACCTGCCGAAGGAAGAGGCGCTGAACATTCCGGTCGTAGCCGAAACTCTGGCCGAAGCTCTGGATTGCCTGGAAGAAGACCACGAGTTCCTGACCCGCGGTGGCGTCTTCACTGAAGACATGATCCAGGGTTACGTCGAACTGAAGCGCGGTGAAGTCGAGCGCCTGAACATGACCACGCATCCGGTCGAGTTCGAGCTGTACTACTCCTGCTAA
- the pip gene encoding prolyl aminopeptidase codes for MLTLYPEIKPNAQHRIAVDPPHELYVEESGNPDGIPVIVIHGGPGGGCEEFHRRFFDAERFRIILMDQRGAGRSTPLAELEGNSTDKLVEDMEAVRSFFGIDRWLLFGGSWGSTLSLVYAQAYPERVSGLVLRGIFLCRPRDIQWFYQDGASRVFPDYWQEFEEQVSVHERADMVSAYYKKLTSSNELEQIQAAKAWSVWEGRCATLHPNPRVVEHFGHPHVAIALARIECHYFMNEAFLEPNQILRDAHRLAGIPGIIVHGRYDMICPLDNALALSKAWPGANLRIIRDAGHSASEPAIVDALIRGVEEVVAKSGKSAS; via the coding sequence ATGCTCACGCTCTACCCGGAAATCAAGCCCAACGCCCAGCATCGCATAGCCGTTGATCCCCCTCATGAGCTGTATGTTGAGGAAAGCGGCAACCCGGACGGCATTCCTGTCATCGTGATCCATGGAGGACCTGGTGGCGGTTGTGAGGAGTTCCACCGGCGCTTCTTTGATGCAGAACGGTTCAGAATCATTCTCATGGACCAACGCGGGGCGGGCCGTTCCACTCCGCTGGCGGAACTTGAGGGCAACAGCACGGACAAGCTGGTTGAGGACATGGAGGCCGTCCGTTCATTTTTCGGCATCGACCGGTGGCTGCTGTTCGGCGGCAGTTGGGGGTCAACCCTCAGTCTGGTGTATGCGCAGGCGTATCCTGAAAGGGTGTCAGGTCTGGTATTGCGTGGCATTTTTCTGTGTCGGCCACGGGATATCCAGTGGTTCTACCAGGACGGTGCCAGCCGGGTGTTTCCGGACTACTGGCAGGAGTTCGAGGAACAGGTCTCCGTTCATGAGCGTGCCGACATGGTGTCCGCGTATTACAAGAAACTGACAAGTTCTAATGAACTGGAGCAAATTCAGGCTGCCAAGGCCTGGTCCGTATGGGAAGGGCGTTGCGCGACGTTGCACCCGAACCCACGAGTGGTTGAACACTTCGGTCACCCCCATGTCGCAATCGCCCTGGCCCGAATTGAATGCCACTACTTCATGAATGAGGCCTTCCTGGAACCGAATCAGATCCTCCGTGATGCCCACAGGCTGGCAGGTATTCCGGGTATTATCGTGCACGGTCGCTATGACATGATATGCCCGCTGGACAATGCGCTCGCGCTCAGCAAGGCCTGGCCCGGCGCAAATCTCCGGATTATCCGGGATGCCGGGCACTCCGCGTCCGAACCGGCCATTGTTGATGCCCTGATCCGGGGGGTCGAAGAGGTCGTTGCGAAATCTGGGAAAAGTGCGAGCTAG
- the typA gene encoding translational GTPase TypA — MIEKLRNIAIIAHVDHGKTTLVDKLLRQSGTLDRKELENERVMDSNDQEKERGITILAKNTALKWNEYDINIVDTPGHADFGGEVERVMSMVDCVLLVVDSIDGPMPQTRFVTQKAFAAGLRPIVVVNKIDRPGARPDWVVDQVFDLFDALGATEEQLDFPIVYASALNGIAGLDHENLDDNMDAVFQAIVDHVPAPNVDMDGPFQMQISQLDYNSFLGVIGIGRIMRGKVKTNSPVTAIGADGKKRNGRILKIMGHSGLQRVEVDEAQAGDIVCVSGMDELFISDTLCDQSQVEALPALTVDEPTVSMTFQVNDSPFAGKEGKYVTSRNIKERLEKELLHNVALRVEEGESADKFKVSGRGELHLSVLIENMRRENFELAVGRPEVVIREVDGEKQEPYENVIVDIEEQHQGPVMEQMGLRKGDLTNMVPDGKGRMRLDYTIPARGLIGFRNTFLTMTSGTGILTSTFSHYGPIKVGDVTSRQNGVLVSMATGTALTYSLETLQSRGKLFLDPGQEIYEGQLCGIHSRDNDMVMNPTKGKKLDNMRASGKDEVIGLVPPIKFTLEQALEFIDDDELVEVTPKSIRLRKKLLTENERKRAKKK, encoded by the coding sequence GTGATTGAGAAGCTTCGTAATATCGCCATCATCGCTCACGTCGACCATGGCAAAACCACACTCGTAGACAAATTGCTGCGCCAGTCCGGTACGTTGGATCGTAAAGAGCTCGAAAACGAGCGGGTAATGGATTCCAACGACCAGGAAAAAGAGCGTGGTATCACCATTCTGGCCAAGAACACGGCTCTGAAGTGGAATGAGTACGATATCAACATCGTCGACACCCCGGGCCACGCCGATTTTGGTGGTGAAGTGGAGCGGGTAATGAGCATGGTGGATTGCGTGCTGCTGGTGGTCGATTCAATCGATGGTCCGATGCCGCAAACCCGCTTCGTAACTCAGAAAGCGTTCGCAGCTGGCCTGCGTCCGATTGTGGTGGTGAACAAAATCGACCGTCCGGGCGCTCGTCCGGATTGGGTGGTCGATCAGGTGTTCGACCTGTTCGATGCCCTCGGCGCGACTGAAGAGCAACTGGACTTCCCGATTGTATACGCCAGCGCCCTGAACGGTATTGCCGGTTTGGATCACGAAAACCTGGACGACAACATGGATGCCGTGTTCCAGGCAATTGTCGACCACGTGCCCGCGCCGAATGTCGATATGGATGGTCCTTTCCAAATGCAGATCTCGCAGCTGGACTACAACAGCTTCCTGGGTGTGATCGGTATCGGCCGCATCATGCGGGGCAAGGTCAAGACCAACTCCCCGGTGACGGCAATCGGAGCCGACGGCAAGAAGCGCAATGGCCGTATACTCAAGATCATGGGCCATTCCGGTCTTCAGCGTGTTGAGGTTGACGAAGCTCAGGCCGGCGATATTGTCTGCGTGAGTGGTATGGATGAGCTGTTTATTTCCGATACCCTGTGTGATCAGTCCCAGGTTGAAGCGCTGCCCGCACTGACGGTAGACGAGCCGACCGTCTCCATGACCTTCCAGGTCAACGACTCGCCGTTTGCAGGTAAGGAAGGCAAGTACGTGACCAGTCGGAACATTAAGGAGCGTCTGGAAAAGGAGCTCCTGCATAACGTGGCTCTGCGTGTGGAAGAAGGTGAATCTGCCGACAAGTTCAAAGTGTCCGGTCGTGGTGAGTTGCACCTGTCGGTTCTGATCGAGAACATGCGCAGGGAGAATTTCGAGCTGGCGGTCGGTCGTCCGGAAGTGGTTATCCGCGAAGTCGACGGTGAGAAACAGGAGCCGTACGAAAATGTCATCGTCGACATTGAAGAACAGCACCAGGGCCCTGTGATGGAGCAGATGGGTCTTCGGAAAGGCGACCTGACCAACATGGTTCCGGATGGCAAAGGGCGCATGCGTCTTGATTACACCATCCCGGCCCGCGGTCTGATTGGCTTCCGTAACACCTTCCTGACCATGACGTCGGGCACCGGTATCCTGACTTCAACCTTCAGTCATTACGGCCCCATCAAGGTCGGTGACGTTACCAGCCGTCAGAACGGTGTTCTGGTGTCCATGGCAACCGGCACAGCGCTGACTTACTCGCTGGAAACGCTCCAGAGTCGCGGCAAGCTGTTCCTGGATCCGGGTCAGGAAATTTACGAAGGTCAGCTGTGTGGTATTCACAGCCGTGACAACGACATGGTCATGAACCCGACCAAAGGCAAGAAGCTCGACAACATGCGGGCATCTGGCAAGGATGAGGTTATTGGCCTGGTGCCGCCGATCAAGTTCACCCTTGAGCAGGCGCTGGAGTTCATTGATGACGATGAGCTGGTGGAAGTCACCCCCAAGTCGATTCGTCTGCGCAAGAAACTGTTGACTGAAAACGAGCGCAAGCGCGCCAAGAAAAAGTAA
- a CDS encoding CYTH domain-containing protein produces the protein MAEELEIKLTLKAKDLKAALAWLGEQPEASRGATKVLVNRYYDTPEAELNGQKAALRVRQAGDRFIQTLKTKGDFVAGAHRRQEWEWPLPSADLDLELLAETPLAGQVSLSNLLPVFETNFERQVIMLRDEEGTIEVAIDCGQVLSGDHARPLNEVEFELKGGNPRSLIGWAKKLAGRVPVFLNLVSKAEQGYYQAELYAPGPVVQTNGSEALSVTGFLHGLSLCWLTGEPFPMDQVDLTQVALAARQGGAATQWEEILQSLKDRKPIEAMLESPALGQLQTALISA, from the coding sequence ATGGCGGAAGAGCTGGAGATCAAGCTGACCCTGAAGGCCAAGGATCTGAAGGCGGCGCTGGCTTGGCTGGGAGAGCAGCCGGAAGCCTCTCGGGGCGCCACGAAGGTCCTGGTCAACCGCTACTACGATACACCAGAGGCAGAGCTTAATGGTCAGAAAGCGGCGCTCAGGGTACGCCAGGCCGGCGACCGTTTCATCCAGACCCTGAAAACAAAAGGCGACTTCGTGGCGGGGGCTCACAGGCGCCAGGAATGGGAATGGCCTTTACCGTCCGCCGACCTGGATCTTGAGCTGCTGGCCGAGACGCCCCTGGCCGGTCAGGTCAGTCTCTCGAATCTGCTGCCAGTCTTTGAAACCAATTTCGAGCGTCAGGTCATTATGCTGCGCGACGAGGAAGGCACGATTGAGGTCGCCATTGATTGCGGTCAGGTCCTGAGTGGTGATCATGCTCGCCCACTAAACGAGGTGGAGTTTGAGCTGAAAGGCGGCAATCCGAGATCTTTGATTGGCTGGGCCAAAAAACTGGCCGGGCGGGTTCCGGTGTTTCTCAACCTGGTGAGCAAGGCCGAGCAGGGCTACTATCAGGCTGAGCTTTATGCCCCGGGCCCGGTTGTCCAGACAAATGGCTCAGAGGCCCTTTCCGTGACCGGGTTTCTTCATGGGCTGAGTCTGTGCTGGTTGACCGGGGAGCCTTTCCCCATGGATCAGGTTGACCTGACGCAGGTCGCGCTGGCGGCCCGGCAGGGAGGAGCTGCTACCCAGTGGGAAGAGATCTTGCAATCCCTTAAGGACCGCAAGCCCATTGAAGCAATGCTTGAGAGCCCTGCTTTGGGCCAGCTCCAAACTGCCCTGATTTCGGCCTGA